A genomic stretch from Syntrophales bacterium includes:
- a CDS encoding transposase: AMRRAYEKTDEFKDKYRWRAGVEATMSEYDRKTGVKNLRVRGMEAVRFCATLKAVGINIFRATVVRNAKISPKPIQEWTYRCVSRLCFYVKEQLCTHLCKLAKIFSESTFSAGFSGRSAG; the protein is encoded by the coding sequence TGCCATGCGCAGGGCATACGAGAAGACCGATGAATTCAAAGACAAATACCGGTGGCGGGCAGGGGTGGAAGCAACCATGTCTGAGTATGACAGAAAAACAGGTGTTAAAAACCTTCGTGTCCGGGGTATGGAGGCTGTGCGTTTCTGTGCGACCTTGAAGGCAGTTGGTATCAACATCTTCAGGGCAACAGTGGTCAGAAATGCAAAAATCTCTCCAAAACCCATCCAGGAATGGACATATCGGTGTGTTTCTCGTCTATGTTTCTATGTGAAAGAACAATTGTGTACACATTTGTGTAAACTGGCTAAGATATTTTCCGAATCTACGTTTTCAGCCGGTTTTTCCGGAAGATCGGCCGGCTGA
- a CDS encoding HD domain-containing phosphohydrolase, which yields MLPFEELKFVAKAAKHHHERFDGTGYPDGLKGEEIPDTSRIIAIADTYDAMTSARPYRPAMKPEKAAEEIKKHIGTQFDPQWAEIFLSLFYSGSIG from the coding sequence TTGCTACCTTTCGAGGAACTCAAATTTGTGGCGAAGGCGGCAAAACATCACCATGAAAGATTCGACGGGACCGGATATCCAGATGGTCTAAAGGGAGAAGAAATCCCTGATACTTCACGAATAATCGCGATTGCGGACACTTATGATGCAATGACGTCTGCGAGACCTTATCGTCCTGCAATGAAACCAGAAAAAGCGGCAGAAGAGATTAAGAAACACATAGGAACACAATTTGACCCCCAATGGGCTGAAATATTTTTGTCTCTCTTTTACAGTGGTAGTATTGGGTAA
- the hflC gene encoding protease modulator HflC — MKKIGTFGMITALVAVMVISLSVYTVDQTEQAIVIQMGKPVGEISGPGLHLKIPFIQRVVYFENRILLYDAPPAEILTKDKKNLVVDNYTKWKIIDPLKFYKTVKGEMGAQSRLDDIVYAQLRVELGQHDLEDIVSKTRDEVMKIVSDKSDAHASGYGIKVVDVRIKRADLPEQNEKHVFDRMRAERERQAKQYRSEGEEESVKITAKADMERTIILAKAYRESEKNKGEGDAQAVKIYADAYKKDPGFFEFTRSLEAYKNTLKENMTLVISPDVEFFKYLK, encoded by the coding sequence ATGAAAAAGATAGGAACATTTGGAATGATTACTGCGCTGGTCGCCGTCATGGTAATTTCACTTTCCGTTTATACGGTCGATCAGACAGAACAGGCCATTGTCATCCAGATGGGGAAACCGGTGGGAGAAATTTCGGGGCCGGGACTTCACTTGAAGATACCCTTCATTCAGCGGGTAGTTTACTTTGAGAACAGGATATTGCTATACGATGCACCTCCTGCCGAGATACTCACCAAAGACAAAAAGAATCTCGTGGTTGATAACTATACCAAATGGAAAATTATTGATCCGCTGAAGTTTTATAAGACCGTCAAGGGTGAGATGGGAGCACAGTCGCGGCTTGATGATATTGTCTATGCGCAGCTCAGGGTTGAGCTGGGACAGCATGACCTGGAGGATATCGTTTCGAAAACGAGAGACGAGGTTATGAAAATAGTAAGCGATAAATCTGATGCTCATGCAAGTGGTTACGGGATAAAAGTTGTTGATGTGAGGATCAAGCGTGCAGATCTCCCCGAACAGAACGAAAAACACGTCTTTGACAGGATGAGGGCGGAAAGAGAAAGACAGGCCAAACAGTATCGATCCGAAGGTGAAGAAGAATCTGTGAAGATAACGGCAAAGGCCGATATGGAAAGGACCATAATACTGGCAAAGGCGTACAGAGAGTCTGAAAAAAACAAGGGAGAAGGGGATGCTCAGGCGGTAAAGATATATGCTGACGCCTATAAAAAAGACCCGGGATTCTTTGAATTTACAAGAAGCCTCGAGGCCTATAAAAATACGCTCAAAGAGAACATGACACTGGTAATTTCCCCGGATGTAGAATTTTTCAAGTATCTTAAGTAG
- the hflK gene encoding FtsH protease activity modulator HflK, whose product MTWKDDGKSPWQGRGQPDLNVVIDRIKNLMSFKLPFLGRYGLMPVFVATLFLLWMASGIYFVAPDEIGVVKRFGKADRTTTPGPHYHLPAPIESVLKPRVTQVQRIEVGFRTIGDKQHGRYTTVSAESLMLTKAENIVNMTFIVQYKISDAVKYLFNVREQDKTVKDAAEAAMREVAGRNAIDDILTVGKFQVQQDTKKILQRILDSYDAGIHIVAVQLQDVHPPDQVMAAFKDVASAKEDKAKMINEAYGYRNEILPKAKGKAAQITNDAIGYKESRIISAQGDVSRFLQVLEQYRLAKDVTKKRLYIETMEEIMPSINKIVIEGKIGGNVLPHLPLKKGNLKIDKQ is encoded by the coding sequence ATGACCTGGAAAGATGACGGTAAAAGCCCATGGCAGGGCAGAGGACAGCCTGACCTTAATGTTGTGATAGATAGAATCAAGAATTTAATGTCGTTTAAACTACCGTTTTTGGGACGATATGGTTTAATGCCTGTTTTTGTAGCGACACTATTTTTATTGTGGATGGCATCCGGGATCTACTTTGTCGCTCCTGATGAAATCGGGGTAGTAAAAAGGTTTGGTAAAGCAGATCGTACCACAACACCAGGTCCTCACTATCACTTGCCTGCTCCGATTGAATCGGTGTTGAAACCAAGAGTAACCCAGGTGCAAAGAATAGAGGTAGGTTTCAGGACAATTGGTGATAAACAGCATGGTCGTTACACAACAGTTTCTGCGGAAAGCCTGATGCTCACAAAGGCTGAGAATATAGTAAATATGACCTTTATCGTTCAATATAAGATAAGTGACGCGGTAAAATATCTGTTTAATGTGAGAGAACAGGACAAGACAGTTAAGGATGCGGCTGAAGCGGCGATGAGAGAGGTTGCCGGGAGGAACGCCATCGATGATATTCTTACCGTAGGGAAGTTTCAGGTTCAACAGGATACCAAAAAGATACTTCAGAGAATATTGGACAGTTATGACGCCGGAATACATATAGTGGCCGTTCAGCTTCAGGATGTCCATCCGCCTGATCAGGTTATGGCGGCTTTCAAGGATGTTGCCAGCGCCAAGGAAGATAAGGCCAAGATGATCAACGAGGCTTATGGATACCGTAATGAGATTCTGCCCAAGGCAAAGGGAAAAGCGGCCCAGATTACAAATGACGCCATTGGCTACAAAGAGTCAAGGATCATTTCCGCACAGGGAGATGTAAGCAGGTTTTTGCAGGTTCTTGAGCAATACAGGTTGGCTAAGGATGTTACTAAAAAGAGATTATACATTGAAACGATGGAAGAGATAATGCCTTCAATCAACAAGATCGTCATTGAGGGTAAAATAGGGGGGAATGTATTACCCCATCTTCCATTGAAGAAGGGAAATTTGAAAATCGATAAACAGTAA
- a CDS encoding phosphomannomutase/phosphoglucomutase has protein sequence MMNPEVFREYDVRGIVEKDLNFDFVYDLGRAIGTYGVNHGVKTMTVGRDCRLSSEEYQGAITSGIRATGINVIDIGLCATPILYFSIRHLNTDGGVMVTGSHNPPEFNGFKICIGPDTIYGEEIQKLRKIIEEETFTSGEGTLREKDISKPYQDYLYESVEIKEGLNVVLDAGNGVGGVFAIPLFERFGCNVTDIYCDMDGTFPNHFPDPTVPENLTDIIALVKDKGADIGIAYDGDADRIGVISDTGEILWGDELLLLFSRFILKESPGAAIIGEVKCSQRLYDDIEKHGGRPIMWKAGHSLIKGKMKEEKALLAGEMSGHLFFADRYFGYDDAIYASLRLFEILSKTGKKISELLSDVPPTFNTPEIRVDCPDNIKFQVVEEVKAYLQKDYKIIDTDGVRIPFDDGWGLVRASNTQPVLVLRFEASTEENLNSIKTMVESVVEDAIRKHEK, from the coding sequence ATGATGAATCCAGAGGTCTTCAGGGAATATGATGTCAGGGGGATCGTTGAAAAGGATTTGAATTTTGATTTCGTTTACGACCTGGGGAGGGCCATCGGAACTTACGGGGTCAATCACGGTGTAAAAACGATGACTGTCGGAAGGGATTGCCGCCTGAGTTCCGAAGAATATCAAGGCGCTATCACGAGCGGGATCAGGGCCACAGGTATAAATGTAATAGATATCGGTCTGTGTGCCACACCCATCCTCTATTTCTCCATCAGACACCTCAATACAGACGGAGGTGTAATGGTAACCGGAAGTCACAATCCCCCCGAATTTAACGGATTTAAGATATGTATCGGGCCGGATACAATATACGGGGAAGAAATACAAAAATTAAGAAAAATAATAGAAGAGGAAACCTTCACCTCCGGAGAGGGAACTTTACGGGAAAAAGACATATCAAAACCATACCAGGATTATTTATACGAAAGTGTTGAAATAAAGGAGGGGTTAAACGTTGTGCTGGATGCCGGAAACGGCGTCGGCGGAGTTTTTGCCATTCCCCTGTTTGAGAGATTCGGCTGTAATGTAACCGATATTTACTGTGATATGGACGGCACGTTTCCCAATCATTTTCCGGATCCTACCGTCCCTGAAAACCTTACCGACATTATCGCACTTGTTAAAGATAAAGGGGCTGATATTGGAATAGCTTACGATGGTGACGCCGATAGAATCGGTGTCATCTCCGACACGGGGGAAATACTCTGGGGAGACGAACTTCTTCTGCTTTTCTCAAGGTTTATTCTTAAGGAGAGTCCGGGTGCCGCAATAATAGGGGAGGTAAAATGCTCTCAAAGACTATATGATGACATAGAAAAGCACGGTGGAAGGCCTATTATGTGGAAGGCCGGACATTCTCTTATCAAGGGCAAGATGAAAGAAGAAAAGGCATTGCTGGCAGGAGAGATGAGCGGCCACCTGTTCTTTGCCGACAGGTACTTCGGTTATGATGACGCCATTTACGCCTCGCTCCGGTTATTCGAAATTCTTTCCAAAACAGGTAAAAAGATCAGTGAATTATTATCCGATGTTCCCCCAACCTTTAACACCCCTGAAATCAGGGTAGACTGCCCCGATAATATTAAATTCCAAGTAGTAGAAGAAGTAAAAGCGTATTTACAGAAAGACTACAAAATAATTGATACTGATGGTGTGCGCATCCCCTTTGATGACGGTTGGGGGCTTGTACGGGCATCGAATACTCAGCCGGTACTGGTTCTCCGTTTTGAGGCATCCACCGAGGAAAATCTCAATTCTATAAAAACGATGGTAGAAAGTGTTGTGGAGGATGCTATAAGAAAACACGAAAAGTAG
- a CDS encoding acyclic terpene utilization AtuA family protein, with amino-acid sequence MKEIKILSPNGILGYGFPLSSFEAGLNLKPDVIAVDGGSTDPGPYYLGAGVSFTTREEVRRDLLYILRGANSLDIPVLIGTAGGAGAKPHVDWVLDIVDEVQREERIEFRRAVIYSDVSKELLLNKLNDGKVKPLSVEPPLNEKMIHDSERLVAQIGVEPFVEALEAGANLIIAGRSLDVAEFAAFPIWKGFPKGLAIHLGKILECGAIASEPGSGRDCLFGILKKDHFLVFPTNPARRCTKTSVAAHSLYEKEDPLKLWVTDGCIDISQVKFEELDERTVKVSGSRFVPKDTIHLKCEGVRFVGFRFVCIAGARDPSFISSLLELEAQVKREVRENFPNIKEGRDYSIRFVNYGIDGVMGELEPRSNISHEVGIVMEVVGKNRETAKTILASVRSTLLHIGFEGRKSTAGNLAILFSPSDFDGGKVYEFSVNHLMEVDSEKEVYKSSFM; translated from the coding sequence ATGAAAGAGATAAAAATACTTTCCCCGAATGGGATTCTTGGGTATGGCTTCCCTTTGTCATCTTTTGAAGCAGGTTTAAACTTAAAGCCCGATGTTATTGCAGTGGATGGAGGTTCTACCGATCCCGGCCCTTATTACCTTGGAGCGGGTGTTTCTTTTACGACAAGAGAAGAGGTAAGGAGGGACCTTTTATATATATTGAGAGGGGCAAATTCTCTTGATATTCCTGTCCTGATAGGGACTGCAGGAGGTGCGGGAGCTAAGCCTCACGTCGACTGGGTGTTGGATATAGTCGACGAGGTGCAAAGAGAGGAGAGAATCGAGTTTAGAAGAGCGGTTATCTACAGTGACGTTTCCAAGGAACTTCTGTTAAATAAGCTTAACGATGGTAAGGTAAAGCCCCTGTCGGTAGAACCGCCATTGAATGAAAAAATGATTCACGATTCCGAGAGGCTGGTTGCACAGATAGGCGTGGAGCCATTTGTTGAAGCGCTTGAGGCGGGGGCAAATTTAATAATTGCGGGGAGAAGCCTCGATGTTGCCGAATTTGCTGCGTTTCCGATATGGAAAGGTTTTCCGAAGGGACTTGCCATTCACCTGGGTAAAATTCTGGAATGTGGTGCGATTGCCTCCGAGCCGGGAAGCGGAAGGGATTGCCTTTTCGGGATATTGAAAAAAGATCATTTTCTGGTTTTTCCGACAAATCCGGCAAGGCGGTGCACAAAGACTTCGGTTGCTGCTCATAGTCTTTATGAAAAGGAAGATCCGCTAAAGCTATGGGTTACAGACGGTTGTATCGATATCTCTCAGGTGAAATTTGAGGAACTGGATGAAAGGACGGTAAAAGTTTCAGGATCCCGTTTTGTTCCAAAAGACACAATTCATCTTAAATGTGAGGGTGTGCGGTTTGTTGGATTTCGCTTCGTGTGTATTGCCGGAGCAAGAGATCCTTCCTTCATTTCTTCCTTGTTGGAACTTGAGGCACAGGTAAAAAGAGAGGTGAGAGAGAATTTTCCAAATATAAAAGAAGGAAGAGATTATTCAATTCGTTTTGTCAATTATGGGATTGATGGAGTAATGGGCGAACTTGAGCCCCGGAGCAATATTTCTCACGAAGTTGGGATAGTGATGGAAGTTGTAGGAAAAAATAGAGAAACGGCTAAGACCATTCTTGCCTCTGTTCGTTCTACATTATTGCATATCGGGTTTGAGGGGAGAAAATCAACCGCTGGAAATCTTGCGATTCTCTTTTCTCCTTCCGATTTTGACGGTGGTAAGGTTTACGAGTTTTCTGTTAATCATCTAATGGAGGTAGATTCAGAAAAGGAAGTTTACAAATCTTCTTTTATGTAG
- a CDS encoding DUF4387 domain-containing protein, producing the protein MGIKLRDVTQVIRSKNAGPFILTFDVIFKDFEVYAKVKEKQLINKDLIKKLYSVSDDEILDVIYFDDALAVKFNIKRKIPSGNFGDRDIYGAQQHAPILDVVLEL; encoded by the coding sequence ATGGGAATTAAATTACGAGACGTTACTCAAGTTATTAGATCGAAAAATGCGGGGCCCTTTATCCTGACGTTTGATGTGATTTTTAAGGACTTTGAAGTTTATGCAAAAGTAAAAGAAAAACAGCTAATTAACAAGGATCTGATTAAGAAACTCTATAGTGTTTCTGATGATGAGATTCTTGATGTCATCTACTTTGATGATGCGCTTGCCGTGAAGTTCAACATCAAAAGAAAAATACCTTCAGGAAATTTTGGTGACCGGGATATTTACGGGGCACAACAACATGCCCCAATTTTGGATGTGGTGTTGGAATTATGA